Part of the Tenacibaculum sp. SZ-18 genome, AATTGGCGTAAAATGTTGAAGAATGATATTGAGGATGAAGATTTGAGTAAGTGGCAAGATCGTTTACGTGCTTTTATTCCAGAAGAAGTTCAAGAGTATTTTATAGAGAATAATAAGGAAACAGAAATTAAGTTCCCAGTTAAACAATATCCAGAAAAGCCAAAGAGTCTGAATATATTGAAAGAAGGAAGTTATACTGGTAAGTTAGTTGGTATAAAGGGACAGTATTTTATTTTTGAAGATAACACTGTTTTTAACGTTAGGGCTAATGAAGGATTGGTTGTTAACATTAAAGTTTTCTAACAGCCGGGTTCGGTATAAAATGAAATAATTTTCCATTGGCCATCAATTTTTTTGATGGTCATTTCTTTATCTATTGAGTAAGAAGTTAAATCAAGTGAAACATAACCAACTAGTCCATTAAGAAGTTTAATTTCTAACCATTGAATACCGTCAGAACTTTGAATAGTTGTTGGTTTGTAATCTATAATATTACAATCACATTTAAACTTTTCATAACTAACCATTCTTAAAACTTTTCCTTTTAAATTTGGCTTTTGTCTAATATTTACATTTTCACCTAAAATTATTACTTCTTTGTCGGTATTGATTTTTTCTAAATAGGAAGGAGCAGTAAAGGATTCTGTTCCTTTGTTTGAGACGACCTTTCCCTTTTCACTCGATTTGGAAAAACCTAGCCGGACAACTGTAAGAAGTTCATTCCATGAATTTTCATGGTTAGCGCCATCTCCGAAGAAATACTGCATGAATTCGTTTGGAGTACATTCAAACTCTTTACAAGCGTCTTTACCTACATTAATACCGGAAGCTAAAAAAGATCTAAGCTTTTTTAGATCTTTTTTTATAATACAATATTCGAGTTCTGTTTTGAAATTCCAAAAGCTCTTATCCTTATAAGATTCATCAATTATATACTGACCCGAAATAATATTCGATGAGAATAATGAAATGAATATAAGGATAAGCTTTTTCATTATTTTTTAACTAGCTCTAGTTTTTTATCCATTTTTAATTCGCTTAAAACATTTAAAGCTTCATTGAGATAAATATCTTTTTGTAATCCTTTATGCCATCTATCTCTTTTTTGTTTTAATACAGTGTCAGTTTTGAAATAAGGTAACTCGTAAGATGGTGAGGTAAAGGTTAAATTAGACTCATATTTAAAGATGTCTTTAAATCTTTTACTTTCTTCAAGACGTTGTTCAACATCTTTTCTATATGAGTTATAGTTTAACGAATAAATATTATCATCCTGACCTTTTTTTAACCATTTCGCATATTCGTTAATTGAAATGAATTTTTGATCAGCATTAATTCTTTCCTTACTGTTAGTAACAACCTCGTTAAAATTTGTGTAAGAATTAATTTTATTGTAGGAAGCTTTTTTTACGCTATCCCAAGGCAAAGCTCCATCTAAATCACGTTCACCAAATTCCATGTAGCTATACCTGTCTGGCATTGCAATATCAGAATAAACACCTTCAATTTGAGTTGATCCTCCGTTAATTCTATAAAATTTTTGAATCGTCATTTTCAAAGCGCCTAAATCATCAGGGTATTTACTCACATAATAGTTTAAAGGAAGTACATTTTGAACAGTGCCTTTACCATAGGTTTGCTTACCACCCATAATAACTCCTCGTCCATAATCCTGCATTGCTGCTGCGAAAATTTCAGAAGCAGAAGCCGACATTTCGTTAACCATTACAACTAATGGTCCGTTCCAATGAGTATTAGAATCTGTATCATTTTTTATGATAGCTGGTTCCCCACGATATTTTACCTGAACAATTGGTCCTTCATTAATGAAAAGCCCTCCGATTTCAATAACTGTTTTTAGTGATCCACCGCCGTTATCTCTTAAGTCAACAATAAGTCCTTCTACATTTTCTTTTTTCAAACGCTCGATTTCTAATTTCATATCGCCGGCAGCATTTCTTTGTTTTGCATCATCAAAATCAATATAAAATTTTGGAAGATTTATGACCCCGTATATTTTACCGTTTTTCTCAACAATACTAGATTTAACGAAAGTTTCTTCTAACTCTACTATATCTCTTACAATTGGAATAACTTTCGTAGAACCATCCATTTTCTTTTTAACGGTTAAACGAACTTCAGTTCCTTTTTTACCTTTTATAAAAGTAATTGCATCATCTAAACGCATTCCTACAATGTCAAGAGGTTCTCCTTCTCCTTGCGCTACTTTTAAGATAATATCTCCAGGTTCAAGTTCACCTTGTTTCCAAGCAGGACCTCCTGAAATTAATTCTACAATTTTAGTGTAAATACCTTCTTTTTGAAGTCTGGCACCGATTCCTTCTAATTTTCCTGACATATCTTGATCAAATCGAGATTTTGTTCTTGGTGACATGTACGTAGTATGAGGATCGAAACCACTAACAACGCTATTTAAAAAAGTTGAATACCAATCTGAATTCTCTAATTCATCAATCCTGATGTATAAATCATTCATGTTCTTTTTTACTTTTTCACGAGCTTTAACTTCCATTTCTGCGAAGGACTTCCTCTTGATTTTGGGATCTTTTTTTAATTCTTCATTTTGTCTTTGTTCTGTTTCTTGAATTAAACTAACAACTTGTAATTTCAGTTGTTTTCGCCAATTATCAACTAATTCATTTTCATTTTTAGCAAAAGGAACTTTCTTATAATCAATATTAATATTTTCTTTCTTTTTAAAATTGAATGGTTGTTGAAGAAGTGCCGCATATGTAAGTTGAGCCGCTTTAATCTTTTCAAGAAAGCGACCATATACTAACTTGTAAAAATCTAATCTAGAGTTTCTCAATTGATCATCAATCTGATATTTGTATTGTGAAAATTCTTTTAAATCTTCTTGTGTGAAATAACGTTTACTTGGGTCTAAATTATTAATAAAATCGTTGTAAACATGTTCAGAGAAATCATCGTTTAATTCTTTTTGAACAAAGTGTCCTTTGGTTAATATATTCTTCAATACATACAAAATTACTTTGTCCTTATCAGGGTCTTTTTTGAAATGATTATAGTTGTTTGCTAGTGCCGTGTTACTAGCTATGAGTAATAATAAAATTGGGGTTAAAAATTTCATCTTCATAAACCTTCTATCTTTAAATGAATTAAGTGTTGCCATTTGCTAAGCTAGTAAAATAATGCCAAATTTACTAGTTGTTCTTTTTTTATGTAAGTCTCTAATGACTTATTGAATTAATTTACTAATAATTATAATACAGTCCTGATTTTGTGTTACATTTCCACAAGAATTATTGGTCACAGTTTTTGTTTAAGGTAACTGACTTTTTAATTTTGAATAATTTTATTTTCTATTACTATAATTTTGTCTAGATGAACATTCATTGTAAAGTTCATTATCATTTTTGTTGATAATCCAAACT contains:
- a CDS encoding carboxy terminal-processing peptidase; this encodes MATLNSFKDRRFMKMKFLTPILLLLIASNTALANNYNHFKKDPDKDKVILYVLKNILTKGHFVQKELNDDFSEHVYNDFINNLDPSKRYFTQEDLKEFSQYKYQIDDQLRNSRLDFYKLVYGRFLEKIKAAQLTYAALLQQPFNFKKKENINIDYKKVPFAKNENELVDNWRKQLKLQVVSLIQETEQRQNEELKKDPKIKRKSFAEMEVKAREKVKKNMNDLYIRIDELENSDWYSTFLNSVVSGFDPHTTYMSPRTKSRFDQDMSGKLEGIGARLQKEGIYTKIVELISGGPAWKQGELEPGDIILKVAQGEGEPLDIVGMRLDDAITFIKGKKGTEVRLTVKKKMDGSTKVIPIVRDIVELEETFVKSSIVEKNGKIYGVINLPKFYIDFDDAKQRNAAGDMKLEIERLKKENVEGLIVDLRDNGGGSLKTVIEIGGLFINEGPIVQVKYRGEPAIIKNDTDSNTHWNGPLVVMVNEMSASASEIFAAAMQDYGRGVIMGGKQTYGKGTVQNVLPLNYYVSKYPDDLGALKMTIQKFYRINGGSTQIEGVYSDIAMPDRYSYMEFGERDLDGALPWDSVKKASYNKINSYTNFNEVVTNSKERINADQKFISINEYAKWLKKGQDDNIYSLNYNSYRKDVEQRLEESKRFKDIFKYESNLTFTSPSYELPYFKTDTVLKQKRDRWHKGLQKDIYLNEALNVLSELKMDKKLELVKK
- a CDS encoding SH3 domain-containing protein; its protein translation is MKKLILIFISLFSSNIISGQYIIDESYKDKSFWNFKTELEYCIIKKDLKKLRSFLASGINVGKDACKEFECTPNEFMQYFFGDGANHENSWNELLTVVRLGFSKSSEKGKVVSNKGTESFTAPSYLEKINTDKEVIILGENVNIRQKPNLKGKVLRMVSYEKFKCDCNIIDYKPTTIQSSDGIQWLEIKLLNGLVGYVSLDLTSYSIDKEMTIKKIDGQWKIISFYTEPGC